The uncultured Bacteroides sp. DNA segment GTAACGAACATTGCATTGATGGATTTGGCTACAAAACTTGGTGACAAGAAATATGAGAAGTATGTCCAGAAGAATATGAATTTTGTATTCAACGACGGCAATCTTGATTTCTTTCGCAAACAATACGATCAAGCTTTTAAAGAAGGTGGTTGGAGTGCTATTCGTGATTTGAGCTGGCATATGATTTTCCGAGCTAAGCGCTTGGATGACAATGGTCCGATGGGCGCTAGTCTTATAGAACTCCAGATGCGTTATCCTAACAAATCTTTTCTGAACTATATAAATGAGACGGCCGATCATTTAAACTTTGCGGAACCACGTTTAGTAGATGGAACCATTGCACGCCTATGGCCCCATGTCAACACTATTTGGGCAGATGATGCTTTCATGGCTATCTCTTTTTTAGCTCGTATGGGTAAACTTACCGGCGACCAAAAATATTTTGATGATGCTGCTAATCAAGTGCTGAATTATACTCGCTATTTATGGTGTCCTGAAAAGCAAATATACTATCACTGTTACCATACAGATAATAAGGAACATGGTGCTGCGCATTGGAGCCGTGCTAATGGATGGGTCTTTATGGCTCAAGCCGACTTGCTGAGCATGTTGCCCAAAGATCATCCATTGCGTGATGAGCTGATTAAAAACTTCCGTCAGCAGGCCAGTGGCGTTGCTCGTTATCAAGGGAAAAATGGTCTTTGGCATCAATTGCTTGATAAAGAAGATTCTTACGAAGAAATCACAGGGACAGCTATGTTTGTGTTTGGTATAGCTCGTGGAGTGAAAGAAGGTTGGTTGCACCCCGACTTCATCTATGTGGCCGAACAAGGACTAAAGGGAATGATGACGTTAATCTCTGATGGCGGAGATGTGAAAGGTATTTGCGTAGGTACAGGTATTATGCCTTCCATATCCTATTACTACAACCGCCCAACGCAAGAAAATGATCCGATGGGTGAGGGCCCGGTATTACGTGCCCTTATCGAAATGATGGATGCTCCTAAATATACAGAAATAAAGGCCGAGCAACAATACGATAAGATTGTACTCAAAAAATAGAAAGAAGCTAAGATAAACGAATGATTTGCATTGGTTAATTACAGCCATTGCAAATCATTCGTTTGTGGGTTCTTGGTTTTCGTGTACGAAAATGACGAGTTGAGTCTATCTGGAATGGCCTTTATTTCCTAAAAAGTAGATACTATATATTAAAAAGTTTTTGTTTTCCTTTCAATATGCTTGTTTTTTGATTTTTATACCTATTTTTGTTGCGTAGACTGTTCTGATGTGGCGCTTATGACTAAGAGTTTTAATGATTTAGGAGTAGAATTTAAGTATCTCATTGTTAATGACAAAGATCACCAGTTCGGGCTTTGGGTTAATACTGTCGGCTTTCAGGCTATTCAACCTAACTCTCCATATCCTTTAAAAGACCATCCTTCCGGTTATTTTTTTAACACGCTTAAAGGGCGTGTACTACCCGAATATCAAATAGTTTATATAACTAAAGGGCGAGGGCTGTTTGCTTCTGAT contains these protein-coding regions:
- a CDS encoding glycoside hydrolase family 88 protein; the encoded protein is MNLKKSLLLGTLALCFTSLTSHAQTKMTAEEAAVKIANRILNSTTYEFKNAKTGETYKSVKGLPVSPDIKVVSKYNQWHYTNGVTNIALMDLATKLGDKKYEKYVQKNMNFVFNDGNLDFFRKQYDQAFKEGGWSAIRDLSWHMIFRAKRLDDNGPMGASLIELQMRYPNKSFLNYINETADHLNFAEPRLVDGTIARLWPHVNTIWADDAFMAISFLARMGKLTGDQKYFDDAANQVLNYTRYLWCPEKQIYYHCYHTDNKEHGAAHWSRANGWVFMAQADLLSMLPKDHPLRDELIKNFRQQASGVARYQGKNGLWHQLLDKEDSYEEITGTAMFVFGIARGVKEGWLHPDFIYVAEQGLKGMMTLISDGGDVKGICVGTGIMPSISYYYNRPTQENDPMGEGPVLRALIEMMDAPKYTEIKAEQQYDKIVLKK